From Legionella adelaidensis, one genomic window encodes:
- a CDS encoding MFS transporter, whose translation MSKNKYNNITFDSPYFVWFLGALFFFLDYIVRVSPSVLTPELMKFFHANAFTIGGFSAFFYYAYIGMQIPVGILVDRFGPKWLLVMASLVCAFSTFLFAGMNNITAGFFSRFLMGFGASFAFVGTLKLISLWFKPERFAFLAGFTQALGMVGAMVGQGPLALVSQSIGWRSTMYGFVFLFIVIALLVFIFVKDKRSPLKSDNSHTIEKIKIGPSLKLVLSNGQNWLNCLFIGLLYAPSACFGEQWGASFLSLNQNISIAAAGHETGIMFIGLAIGCPILGFISDRLKRRLAVMRTSVVMCFILLTLVIYGRFFGFFISPAAYTAILFVYGFFNSGIVCSYALASEINPPHLTGMALGITNMASVIIGALMIPLVGFILDHFSTFVMVNEIPIFDIKGYQIAFAALPVGFIIAFLISFLQKETYCERKIIDNVEKKTAQVFEEALKPL comes from the coding sequence ATGAGCAAGAATAAATACAACAATATTACTTTTGACTCACCCTATTTTGTTTGGTTTTTAGGGGCTCTTTTTTTCTTTCTTGATTATATAGTTCGCGTATCTCCAAGTGTTCTTACTCCTGAATTAATGAAGTTTTTTCATGCTAATGCCTTTACTATCGGTGGTTTTTCTGCATTTTTTTATTATGCTTATATCGGCATGCAAATTCCTGTGGGTATTTTAGTAGACCGGTTTGGGCCCAAGTGGTTGTTAGTTATGGCTTCCCTGGTTTGTGCGTTTAGTACTTTCTTATTTGCAGGAATGAACAATATTACCGCTGGGTTTTTTAGCCGTTTTTTAATGGGGTTTGGTGCCTCTTTTGCTTTCGTCGGTACCTTAAAATTAATTTCTCTGTGGTTTAAACCGGAACGTTTCGCTTTTTTAGCAGGCTTCACCCAGGCGTTGGGAATGGTTGGTGCTATGGTGGGTCAAGGGCCGCTTGCATTAGTATCGCAGTCGATTGGTTGGCGAAGTACCATGTATGGGTTTGTGTTTCTATTCATAGTTATTGCATTGTTAGTATTTATTTTTGTGAAAGACAAGCGCTCCCCGCTTAAGTCAGATAATAGCCATACTATTGAAAAAATTAAAATTGGCCCTTCGCTTAAACTCGTGTTATCTAACGGGCAAAATTGGTTGAATTGCTTATTCATCGGGCTCCTCTACGCACCAAGCGCTTGTTTTGGCGAACAATGGGGTGCCAGTTTCCTTAGTTTAAATCAAAACATTTCTATAGCTGCAGCAGGACATGAAACGGGCATTATGTTTATTGGTTTAGCCATTGGTTGCCCTATTCTCGGTTTTATTTCTGACAGGTTAAAGCGCCGCCTGGCAGTCATGCGAACAAGTGTCGTAATGTGTTTTATTCTTCTTACACTAGTTATTTATGGAAGATTTTTTGGATTCTTTATTTCACCAGCAGCTTACACTGCCATATTATTCGTCTATGGATTTTTTAATAGCGGTATAGTCTGTTCGTATGCTTTGGCCTCGGAAATTAACCCCCCGCATCTAACCGGTATGGCCTTGGGAATAACCAATATGGCTTCTGTTATTATTGGAGCATTAATGATTCCCCTGGTTGGATTCATTTTGGACCATTTTTCTACTTTTGTAATGGTTAATGAAATACCTATATTTGATATTAAAGGATATCAAATTGCTTTTGCCGCATTACCTGTGGGTTTTATCATTGCTTTCCTTATCAGCTTTTTACAAAAAGAAACTTATTGTGAACGAAAAATAATTGATAATGTAGAAAAAAAAACAGCACAAGTTTTTGAAGAGGCATTAAAACCTTTATAA